One Panthera uncia isolate 11264 unplaced genomic scaffold, Puncia_PCG_1.0 HiC_scaffold_502, whole genome shotgun sequence DNA segment encodes these proteins:
- the LOC125918157 gene encoding phorbol-12-myristate-13-acetate-induced protein 1, translated as MPGKRTRKSAQPSPARAPAEPEVECAMQLRRFGDKLNFRQKLMNLISKLFRSGT; from the exons ATGCCTGGGAAGAGGACGCGTAAGAGCGCGCAGCCGAGCCCCGCGCGGGCCCCGGCAG aGCCCGAAGTGGAATGTGCCATGCAGCTCCGGAGATTTGGAGACAAACTGAATTTCCGACAGAAGCTTATGAATCTGATATCCAAACTCTTCCGCTCGGGAACCTGA